One Helianthus annuus cultivar XRQ/B chromosome 7, HanXRQr2.0-SUNRISE, whole genome shotgun sequence genomic region harbors:
- the LOC110894582 gene encoding uncharacterized protein LOC110894582, translated as MSISSSTSEVSSSSVSTPFNQLPNITNFLSLKLDDNNFMNWKHQITVVLKTLGLLQFLSSSQTIPEPASDTREAWEKADGYVMALITATLSPSLMHLVRNARSASDLWRTIEETFFQQVFGKQSFYRTQFHNLKQENKSIIEYLNTAKEIVDVLNAIGDPISDQSLVLQVIQGLSPDFEHFVTSVENFDMKFSYAQLRSKLLTFEACLKQRQSSQTIPVAAMTAQTSNPPHLGNSQLNSTSIPCQICSKTGHRASHCYFRYSPSNQGQTQTGGRGNWRGGGNRGRFSGRSPGFRGGGGRGTWGSGGGRGFSANFADCYSGNPNFGRDNHSPDVNSGHDVNGSPVGFSNNYGLVPVVGHSHGAGILGPSPGYSGSFVHGFAPVASSQSGPTGQPSSHGPAGQNLGTTPLGFGPDHFASWAGPQTSFSGSHYGLHADLSSACQQVELWIPDSGASAHMTSSPSLVFGATPYTGTERVIVGDDSCGSEPPPHAC; from the exons ATGTCTATCTCATCTTCAACATCTGAAGTTTCTTCTTCATCTGTCTCTACTCCTTTCAATCAACTTCCTAATATCACAAACTTTCTCTCTCTGAAACTAGATGATAACAACTTTATGAATTGGAAACATCAAATTACAGTTGTTTTGAAGACACTTGGATTACTGCAGTTTTTGAGTTCAAGTCAGACGATACCTGAACCTGCATCAGATACACGAGAAGCATGGGAGAAAGCAGACGGTTATGTTATGGCTCTCATAACAGCTACCTTATCACCGTCTTTGATGCACCTTGTGAGAAATGCTAGATCTGCTTCAGATCTGTGGAGAACTATTGAGGAGACTTTCTTTCAGCAGGTGTTTGGGAAACAATCGTTCTATCGTACACAATTTCACAATCTAAAACAAGAGAACAAGTCAATTATTGAATATCTAAACACTGCAAAGGAGATTGTTGATGTTCTTAATGCTATAGGAGATCCAATTTCTGATCAGTCTCTTGTTCTTCAAGTAATTCAAGGATTGTCACCTGATTTTGAGCATTTTGTGACTTCTGTTGAAAATTTTGATATGAAATTCAGCTATGCTCAGCTCCGATCTAAGCTTCTTACCTTTGAAGCTTGTCTAAAACAGAGACAATCGTCTCAGACCATACCTGTTGCTGCCATGACCGCTCAAACTTCAAATCCACCTCATCTTGGCAATTCTCAACTAAATTCGACATCAATTCCATGTCAGATCTGCTCGAAAACTGGTCATAGAGCCTCTCATTGTTACTTTCGGTACTCACCTTCCAATCAAGGTCAAACACAAACTGGAGGTCGTGGAAATTGGAGAGGCGGTGGTAATCGTGGAAGGTTTTCAGGTCGCTCTCCTGGTTTTCGCGGTGGTGGTGGTCGTGGAACCTGGGGTTCTGGTGGCGGTCGTGGTTTCTCTGCTAACTTTGCTGATTGTTACTCAGGAAACCCTAATTTTGGTAGGGATAACCATAGTCCTGATGTTAATTCTGGTCATGATGTTAATGGATCACCTGTTGGATTTAGTAACAACTATGGGCTGGTTCCTGTTGTTGGCCATAGTCATGGAGCAGGCATCTTGGGCCCAAGTCCTGGCTATTCTGGATCTTTTGTTCATGGTTTTGCACCAGTAGCTAGTTCACAGTCTGGGCCGACAGGTCAGCCTTCTAGTCATGGGCCTGCTGGACAAAACTTAGGGACTACACCATTGGGTTTTGGACCAGATCACTTTGCTAGTTGGGCTGGACCACAGACTAGTTTTTCTGGGTCTCATTATGGGCTACATGCAGATTTGTCGAGTGCGTGTCAGCAGGTTGAGTTGTGGATTCCGGACTCTGGTGCTTCTGCTCATATGACATCTAGTCCTTCATTGGTTTTTGGTGCTACTCCTTATACCGGGACTGAGCGTGTTATTGTCGGCGATG ACTCTTGCGGGTCAGAGCCTCCACCACATGCGTGCTAG
- the LOC110894583 gene encoding uncharacterized protein At1g65710 — MGSCCSKTDTTITSKPVLPEPQPEKKNNNNTAAAVVASPKDVFVVKQRKSHEVERHPDQETRKSVDQKKNPNSNPNVESSKSPVIGVGEGGVLTDVLTGGTATVRMSSCTKEEVDAILIQCGRLSRSSSGAKPETPTRGRRYSGSKRSFDFDTEIKNEGETGEGDGGSRRQVREPRVSSRSASRRSSRERDPQQQRSGSKERGSGERRRVSRSPNRRSESPNPNSVAAGGGCGGNRPGKMVSVPATDKGNNAGGAEVVVGVKKVQVKRNAGEGVAVIGSRTAASPRARSPAKVNIRVLNENQNPQPVTLSRSNSKKAEHSPHRRNPLGEIDTNIVGSEQPGIKKPNGNQTVSKTRSSRLSRELDINPETLTNPTPNPPSYASLLLEDIQNFHQKNPPTAANDRQLKKDNVAESEKVVSDDLMEQSLLKYVTVRRGGGDADSEEQESSGSNSFAGSQQLSWMSSSWEPNSGDSSDCWTSKSRSDARDVEVERSEYPRNGIGRGRVGGLHGRSAYSLPNNATFASA, encoded by the exons ATGGGTTCTTGTTGCAGCAAAACTGACACTACAATCACCTCTAAACCCGTCCTACCGGAACCGCAACCcgagaagaagaacaacaacaacacagCGGCCGCCGTTGTCGCTTCACCGAAAGATGTTTTCGTTGTGAAACAGCGAAAGAGTCATGAAGTTGAGAGACACCCAGATCAAGAAACCCGTAAATCGGTTGATCAGAAAAAAAACCCCAATTCAAACCCTAATGTGGAGAGTTCCAAATCTCCGGTAATCGGCGTAGGAGAAGGCGGTGTGTTGACCGATGTGTTGACAGGCGGTACAGCAACGGTGAGGATGTCGAGTTGTACGAAGGAAGAGGTGGATGCGATTTTGATACAATGCGGGAGGTTGAGCCGGAGCTCGTCCGGGGCGAAACCCGAAACGCCTACACGAGGTAGGCGGTATTCGGGTTCGAAGAGGAGTTTTGATTTCGATACGGAAATCAAGAACGAGGGTGAGACGGGAGAGGGGGATGGGGGCTCCCGTAGACAGGTACGGGAGCCTAGGGTCTCGTCTCGGTCTGCTTCTAGAAGAAGCAGCAGGGAACGAGACCCGCAACAACAAAGATCTGGAAGCAAAGAAAGAGGAAGTGGGGAAAGAAGAAGAGTGAGTAGATCCCCAAATAGAAGATCTGAATCACCAAACCCTAATTCGGTTGCTGcgggtggtggttgtggtggtaatCGGCCAGGGAAGATGGTATCGGTCCCCGCCACGGATAAGGGTAACAATGCTGGTGGTGCAGAGGTTGTTGTTGGAGTGAAGAAGGTTCAAGTGAAGCGAAATGCGGGTGAGGGGGTGGCGGTAATTGGGTCCCGGACGGCTGCATCTCCGCGTGCTAGATCCCCCGCTAAGGTGAATATTAGGGTTTTGAATGAGAATCAGAACCCGCAGCCGGTGACACTGAGTCGAAGCAATTCGAAGAAGGCGGAACATTCCCCTCACCGGAGGAATCCGTTGGGTGAGATCGACACCAACATTGTTGGATCCGAGCAACCGGGCATCAAA AAACCAAATGGTAATCAAACTGTATCGAAAACCCGATCTTCTAGGCTGTCTCGGGAGCTAGACATCAACCCAGAAACTTTAACCAACCCGACCCCGAACCCACCATCCTATGCTAGTTTATTACTAGAAGACATCCAAAATTTCCACCAGAAAAATCCGCCCACCGCTGCCAACGATAGGCAACTCAAGAAAGACAATGTTGCGGAGTCGGAAAAGGTGGTTAGTGATGATCTGATGGAGCAAAGTTTACTCAAGTATGTGACTGTGAGAAGGGGTGGTGGTGATGCGGATAGTGAAGAACAGGAATCATCAGGGAGTAATAGTTTTGCGGGTAGTCAGCAACTGAGTTGGATGTCGTCTTCTTGGGAGCCGAATTCTGGTGATTCATCGGATTGCTGGACTTCTAAATCGCGGTCAGATGCTAGAGATGTGGAAGTTGAGAGAAGTGAGTATCCGAGGAATGGAATCGGGCGTGGGAGGGTAGGTGGTCTTCATGGTAGAAGTGCGTACTCGCTGCCGAACAATGCTACCTTTGCTTCTGCATAG
- the LOC110894585 gene encoding ras-related protein RHN1, giving the protein MATIGHNNLNAKLVLLGDMGAGKSSLVLRFVKGQFLEFQESTIGAAFFSQTLAVNDATVKFEIWDTAGQERYHSLAPMYYRGAAAAIIVYDITSADSFTRAKKWVQELQKQGNPNMVMALAGNKADLEDKRKVTPEEARAYADENGLFFMETSAKTAANVNDIFHEIAKRLPRAQPTQNPAGMVLVDRPADGARAASCCS; this is encoded by the exons ATGGCAACAATCGGACACAATAATCTCAATGCAAAACTG GTTTTGCTCGGAGACATGGGTGCCGGTAAATCAAGCCTCGTTTTACGCTTCGTCAAAGGCCAATTTCTAGAATTTCAG GAATCGACGATTGGAGCGGCGTTTTTTTCGCAGACGTTAGCGGTGAATGATGCGACGGTGAAGTTTGAGATCTGGGATACTGCAGGGCAAGAGAGGTATCATAGTTTGGCTCCGATGTATTACCGGGGTGCTGCGGCTGCGATTATTGTCTACGATATTACTAGCGCG GATTCATTCACACGGGCTAAAAAGTGGGTCCAAGAGCTTCAAAAACAAG GTAATCCTAACATGGTTATGGCACTTGCCGGCAACAAAGCTGATCTGGAAGACAAGAGGAAAGTGACACCAGAG GAAGCTCGTGCATATGCGGATGAAAATGGTCTTTTCTTTATGGAGACATCTGCCAAAACTGCTGCTAATGTTAATGACATATTTCATGAAATAG CAAAGAGACTCCCTCGAGCTCAACCTACTCAGAACCCAGCCGGTATGGTTCTCGTGGACAGACCTGCTGACGGAGCCCGTGCTGCATCATGCTGTTCATAA